In Chitinophagales bacterium, a single genomic region encodes these proteins:
- the panB gene encoding 3-methyl-2-oxobutanoate hydroxymethyltransferase — protein sequence MSVHKEIKRITTNTLHEFKHEGVKISMLTAYDFSMARIIDAAGIDVILVGDSASNVMAGHETTLPITLDQMIYHAASVVRGVKRALVVVDLPFGYYQGNSRLALESAIRIMKEAGAHAVKLEGGAEIRESVERILTAGIPVMGHLGLTPQSIYKFGTYTVRAKEEAEAKKLLEDAYLLDKIGCFALVLEKIPAALAQKVSKSISIPTIGIGAGNGTDGQVLVSHDLLGITQEFKPRFLRRYLNLFDEIKEAVEHYVEDVKRGDFPNENEQY from the coding sequence ATGAGTGTTCATAAAGAAATTAAGCGAATTACCACCAATACATTGCATGAGTTTAAGCACGAAGGCGTTAAAATTTCAATGCTTACAGCTTATGATTTTAGTATGGCACGCATTATTGATGCTGCCGGAATAGATGTGATTTTAGTAGGCGATTCTGCAAGTAATGTAATGGCCGGACACGAAACTACATTGCCTATTACGCTGGATCAAATGATATACCATGCTGCTAGCGTGGTGCGTGGTGTGAAACGTGCATTGGTAGTGGTAGATTTACCATTTGGGTATTACCAAGGCAATTCGCGTTTGGCATTGGAAAGCGCCATTAGAATTATGAAAGAGGCAGGAGCACATGCCGTGAAGTTAGAAGGTGGTGCTGAAATTCGCGAGAGCGTGGAGCGTATTCTTACTGCCGGTATTCCTGTAATGGGGCATTTGGGATTAACACCGCAAAGTATCTACAAATTTGGTACTTATACTGTGCGGGCTAAAGAAGAAGCAGAAGCAAAAAAGTTGTTGGAAGATGCTTACCTCTTGGATAAAATTGGCTGCTTTGCTTTAGTGTTGGAAAAAATTCCTGCTGCCTTGGCGCAGAAAGTTTCTAAGAGTATTTCTATTCCAACTATTGGCATTGGCGCAGGAAACGGTACCGATGGACAAGTATTGGTAAGCCACGATTTGTTGGGAATTACACAGGAATTTAAACCTCGTTTTTTAAGGCGCTACCTTAATTTATTTGACGAAATAAAAGAAGCCGTGGAGCATTATGTAGAAGATGTGAAACGTGGCGATTTTCCTAACGAAAACGAACAATACTAA
- a CDS encoding lipocalin family protein has protein sequence MNKLFFGIIALLLLATSCTKDQLIKQLKGTYKVNSYIKDNKDETNSFKAEKQDYRLEIQESNTFIESYNLNGQVYQQTTGQWQLINSNKDLQLVDASNNVRMFNIKAIADKTMTLTKGNEEYKFIE, from the coding sequence ATGAACAAACTTTTCTTCGGCATTATCGCCCTTTTACTTTTGGCAACCTCTTGCACTAAAGACCAATTGATTAAGCAATTAAAAGGCACTTACAAAGTAAACAGCTACATTAAAGACAACAAAGACGAAACCAACAGCTTTAAAGCCGAAAAACAAGACTACCGCCTCGAAATTCAAGAGTCTAATACGTTTATTGAGTCATATAACCTAAACGGACAAGTTTACCAGCAAACTACCGGACAATGGCAACTCATTAACAGCAATAAAGATTTACAATTGGTAGATGCATCTAACAATGTACGCATGTTTAACATCAAAGCCATTGCCGACAAAACAATGACACTTACCAAGGGCAACGAAGAATATAAATTTATTGAATAA
- a CDS encoding asparaginase: MAIKILVTGGTFDKEYDEINGKLYFQNTHLPELLQLGRCRMDIEIRTLMMIDSLDMNSEDRETILNFCKKSEQEQIVITHGTDTMEITAQVLGQANLPKTIVLTGAFIPIKFGSSDGLFNLGSALAFAQTLPHGVYVAMQGKYFLWNNVRKNRSSGIFEETLNNKA, encoded by the coding sequence ATGGCAATAAAGATTTTAGTAACCGGAGGCACTTTCGATAAAGAATATGATGAAATAAACGGCAAGTTGTATTTTCAAAATACGCATTTGCCGGAATTGCTGCAACTGGGGCGCTGCCGTATGGATATTGAAATAAGAACCCTCATGATGATAGACAGCCTCGACATGAATAGTGAAGATCGCGAAACTATCCTCAACTTTTGTAAAAAGAGCGAGCAAGAACAAATTGTAATTACACACGGCACAGATACAATGGAAATTACGGCACAAGTTTTAGGGCAAGCCAATTTACCCAAAACAATTGTGCTTACAGGCGCATTTATTCCAATTAAATTTGGAAGTAGTGATGGACTTTTTAATCTTGGAAGCGCATTAGCATTTGCTCAAACACTACCACACGGAGTGTATGTTGCCATGCAAGGAAAATATTTTTTATGGAACAATGTTAGAAAAAACAGAAGTTCGGGTATTTTTGAGGAAACTTTAAACAACAAAGCATAA